ACACCTGCACGCGCAGGGTGGCCGGCTGAGCGGTCAGTTCGAACATCTCGCCGTGCGGCACGACCGTGATCTGCCCGTAGTTCTGCAGCAGGTCGCGGTACGCGGCCTCCACGGGACGCGGCTGACGCTGCAGGTCGTACAGGCCGACCGGGTTCACGCGGCTGTTGAGCTCCGCGAGGCCGGTGTCCCAGTCGATCTGGTCGGTGAGCGAGTACCACGTGAAGCCCACGACGGGCACGCCTTCCCGGCGCAGCTGCAGGACGTTCATCCACTGCTTCCACAGCCACGCCGGGTTGCGGTCGGCGTCGAAGGTGTTCGTCTCGGTGTGCATCACGGGCCGCCGGTAGCGGCGGTGCAGGCGGCTCGCCAGCGTGTGCCAGCCGAGGACGTCCTCGGCCTGCAGTTCGCTGCGGTCGGGGAGCACGATGCGCTCGTTGCGGCCGTAGTAGTCGCTCCCGATGATCTGATGGCCGGGCGGTTCGCCCGCCATGAACCACTGGTACTCGTTTTCGCTCAGGCCGTGCGTGCGCGCGTGCCGGTAGGTGTCCACGTCCGGCACGTGCGCGTACAGCAGGTCCAGCGACAGGCAGCTCATCTTGTTGTGCAGCGCGAGGTCGGCGCGCGGTTCGGCGCACGCGTCGTGCAGGTACTCGGCACTCTCCGACTGGATGATGACCGCGTCCGGGCGTTCCCGGACGATGGCATGGCACGCGAGGATGCTGGCGGCCGCCGCGTGCTTGAGGGCCGTGACGAAGCCGCGTTCGGACTTCAGCCGCTCGTTCCACAGGCCGTCGCGGCCGGAACTGCGTGCCGTGACGTAGATCTCGTTGACGGGCGTGAAGTGCCGCACCCACCCGTAGCGCCGCGCGGCCTCCCCCGCGAACGCCGCGAAGTGCACCGGCAGCTCCGGGTTCTGGAAGTCGCCCAGCCAGTCGGGCAGCCCGAAGTGCAGCAGGTCGAGGATCGGGGTGATGCCGCGCCGACGCAGGCCCGCCATGAGTTCGTCGGCCTTCTCCCAGTCGTACGTGCCGGGACCGGTGCTGATCTCGTGGTACGGCAGGCCGTACCGGAGGTACTTCAGGCCCAGGCCCTGCACGAGGTCGAAGTCCTGCTCCCAGTGGCTGTAATGCCCGCACTCGCGAAGCTGGTCGCGGCGACCGTGGCGCGTCATGGGGTACGAGCATTCGATGCCGGTCGCGAACATGAAGTTGCCGGGCGTGCCGGTCGGCAGGCCGTCGCCGCGCGTGCCGCTCGCACCGCCGAACTCGTCACCCGCGTAGGTTCGGCTGCCGTTCACGCCGATGTTCACGGCCTCCATCGCCGCGAGGAAACTCCGGGGAGCCACGCTCAGGACCTCCGGGGGACGGGCGCGGTCACGGGTTCACCGCGCGCGGGCGGGCAGGGCAGCCGGAAAGGGGGAGGGTCACCATGACGGTCACGGTAGGTTCGGCGGGCGCGGCGGGACGCAACACATCTTACGAAGCGGAGCGACGCTAACGAAGCCTAAAGGCCCCGTTCAGGCTGCGTTCCCGGCACCCTGCGCGTGTCATGCTGCGGCGTGATGCCCGTTCCCCTGTTCCGTTCGTTCTTCCAGGGTGGCTTCGAATGCTCGGCCCACCGGCGCCCCTCCGGCCGCCGGGTGGACGTGATCGACGCCACCCGTCACGACCACTTCGCGCGTGAGGACTACGCGCGCCTCGCCGCGACCGGCCTGCGGACCGCGCGCGACGGGCTGCGCTGGCCGCTGATCGAACGGGTGCCGGGCGAGTACGAGTTCACGTCGGTGGCCGCGCAGCTCGCGGGCAGCCGCGAGGCGGGCGTGCAGGTCATCTGGGACCTGCTGCACTACGGCACGCCAGATCACGTGGACGTGTTCGCGGCGGACTTCCCGGCGCGGTTCGCGGCCTTCGCGGCGGCGGCCGCCGCGTACCTGGCGGCCGGCACGGACGGCGAGCTGTGGCTGTGCCCCATCAACGAGGTGTCGTTCTTCGCGTGGGGTGGCGGCGAGGTCGGGTACCTGAATCCCTTCGTGCACGGGCAGGGCCCGCGCCTGAAACGGGCGCTGGTCCGGGCCGTGATCGCCGGGATGGACGCGGTACGCGCCGCGCACCCCGGCGCGCGGTTCCTGCACGCCGAGCCGCTCATCCGGGTGAGCGCCCACCCGGACCGCCCGTGGGAGGACCTTCACGCGGCGGGCGTGCAGGAGTCGCAGTTTGAGACGCTCGACCTGCTGAGCGGCCGACTGAACCCCGAACTGGGCGGCGGTCCGGCGTACCTCGACGTGATCGGCCTGAACTACTACCCGGACAACCAGTGGCGGCACCATCCCGACCACGGGCAGCGCAGCGTGCTGCCGCCCACCCATCCCGAGTACCGGCCGCTGCGGACCCTGCTGGCCGAGGTGCACGCCCGCTACGGACGGCCGCTGCTGATCTCCGAGACGGGCGCCGAGGACGACGCGCGCGCCCCATGGTTCGCGCGGGTGGCGCGCGAGGCGCTGGCCGCGCGGGCAGCGGGCGTGCCGGTGCAGGGCGTGTGCCTGTACCCGGTCGTGAATCACCCCGGCTGGGACGACGACCGCCACTGCCACAACGGCCTGTGGGACTACCCGGACGCGCAGGGGGGCCGCAGCGTCCACCCGCCGCTGCTGGAAGCGCTGCGGGCCGCGCAGGCCGAGGAGCGCGGCGAGGGCGTGCCAGCCCCTGCCCACTCCGGTCAGGGGCTCGCGGAAGCGCTCCGCCGCTTCGCGCGGGCCGAGCCCACCCTCCAGGCCGAGGCGGCCGTGCGCGACCTGGACGCCCGCGTGCCTGCCGCCTCCCTGGCCGCCCTGCACGCCGAGGGCCTCCTGAGCGCCACGCTGAGCACCGAGGACGGGGGACTGGGCGTCGCGGGCGTGGACCTGCTGCAGCTGCTGCGCCGCGTGGGCCGCGCCAGCCTGCCGGTCGCGCGGCTGTACGAGGGGCACGTCAACGCCCTGCTGCTCATCCGGCGGTACGGCACGCCCGCACAGTCCCGGCAGGCAGCACAGGACGCCCTCGCGGGCCACCTGTTCGGCGTGTGGAACACCGAGGACCAGGACGCCCTGCACCTGCACGGCGGCGAGGACAGCTGGACGCTGCGCGGCGGGAAGACCTTCACGTCCGGCGGGGCCGCCGTCACGCGCGCGCTCGTCACCGCCGAACGCCCGGACGGCGAGGGGCGACAGATGCTGCTGCTGGAGCACCTGGACGACGCGCGTTTCGACGCGTCGTTCTGGCAGCCGCTCGGGATGCGCGCCACGGCCAGCGCCCGCCTGAACCTGAACGGCCTGCCGGTGTCCGGGGCGGCGCTGATCGGCTCGCCCGGCGATTACTATGCCCAGCCGGAGTTCGGCGGGGGCGCCCTGCGTTTCCTGGGGGCGCAGCTGGGCGGCGCGGACGCCCTGATGGACGCGAGCCGGGACGCGCTGCGGCACCTGGGCCGGACGGGCGACCCGGTACAGGCCCTGAGGTTCGCGGACGCGGCCGGACGCGCGGAGGGAGCCTGGCAGATCGTGCTGGAAGGTGCGCGCCGCCTGGAGCGCGGCGAGACGGGCGAGGCGTTCCTCGCGTACGTCGCCCTGGCGAGGGCGCAGACGGAGGACGCCTGCCTGCAGGTCGCGGAGGCCACCGAACGGGCCGTCGGGGCGCGCGGCCTGCTCGAACCGCACCCGGCCGCGCGGCTGCTGCGCGACCTGCGCATGTACCTGCGCCAGCCCGCCCCGGACGCCGCGCGACTCGCGGCCGGGCACTGGCTGCTCGGGACGCCCGGCCCCGGCCCGGAGGACGTCAGCCCGTGGCGGCCCGCGTGAACGGCACGCCCCCCCGGCAGGCCGGACTGCTGGACCCCGCGGCGCTGACCGGTCCGGTCTGGGTGGTCGCGCCGCACCCGGACGACGAGGCGCTCGGCTGCGGCGCCCTGATCGCGGCCCTCACGGACGCCGGGCAGGAGGTGTGGGCGCTGCTCCTCAGCGACGGTGGGTTCTCGCACCCGGCCTCCGCCGCGTACCCGCGCGAACGGCTCGTCCGCACCCGCCTCGCCGAGTGGCGCGCGGGCCTGGCCGTGCTGGGCGTCCCGGCCGAGCGCACCGCCGCGCTCGGCTTCCCGGACGGCGCCCTCGCCGGGCACGCGCAGGAGATCCAGGAAGCCGCCCGCGCGGCCTTCAGGGCGGCGCCGCCCGCCACGGTCCTGCTGCCGTGGGGCCGGGACCCGCACCCCGACCACCGGGCCGCGTGGGCCACCCTGCACGCCGCGCTGCCCGGCCCCTGCCGCGTCCTCCTGTACACCGTGTGGCTGCAGGAGCGCGGTCAGGAGGGCGACTGGCCCGCGCCCGGCGAGGCGCGCACCCTGACGTTCCCGCCGTCAGGCTGGGCGGACCGCAAGGCCGCCGCCATCGCCGCCCACGCCACGCAGCTCGGGACCATCACCGACGACCCCGGCGGCTTCACCCTCGCCCCGGACATGATCGCCCGCGCCGTGCGGGAACCCGAGACCTACTTCGAGGTGAACCCATGACCCTGCCCGACCGCTACTTCGACGACGTGTACGCCGCGAACGACGACCCCTGGAACTTCCAGGGCAGCCCCTACGAGGCCGCGAAGTACGCCCGGACCCTGGCCGCCCTGCCGCAGGAACGCTACGGACGCGCGCTGGAGGTCGGGTGTTCCATCGGCGTCCTGACCGGCCTGCTGGCCCGGCGCGTGGACGCCCTGACCGCCGTGGACGTGAGCGAGGCGGCCCTGCAGCGCGCCCGGGCACGCAACCACGGCGCGCAGAACGTCACCTTCGAGCGCCGCAGGCTGCCGCAGGACGTGCCCGCAGGCCCCTTCGACCTCGTGATGCTGTCGGAAGTCCTGTACTACCTCTCGCCGACCGACCTGGAGGCCGCGCTGGACGTGATCGTCGCCCGGACAGCACCGGGCGGGACGGTGCTGCTGGTGCACTGGACGCCGCACGTGCACGACTACCCGCAGACCGGGGACGCCGTGCACGAGGCCGCGCTCGCCCGCGCGGGCCGCGGCGAGCTGACGCACCTGCACGGCGAGCGGCACGGCGACGACCGCGAAGGCTACCGGCTAGACGTGTTCGAGCGCCCCGCGTAGCTCCGCGAGCGCCCGCTCGACCGGCACGGGCCGGAACGTCACGCCCCACCAGCCGGCCGCGAGCCGCGCCGCGTGCGCCCGTTCCAGCGCCTCCCCCAGGGTCGGTGAACGCAGCGCGGCCCTCAGTGCAGGAATGGACGTCAGCCACAGCGCCGCCAGTGAGCGCGCGGCGCACGCGGCGTGGCCGGGACCGGCGGCGTACGCGCGCCGCAGCGCCGCCTGCGCGCGGGCCAGCGCGGCGACCTCCTGCCCGCCCGGCACCGTCCACACCCGCCCGGACGCCCACTCGCCGAGCTGCGTGGACAGTCCCACCCCCACCCGCCCGCAGCGGCGAGCCGACGTGTACACCCGCGCGTGAGGCGTGTGCCGCAGCGTCAGGTCCGCCCGCTGCAGCGCCCGCACCAGCGCCACGTCCTCCAGCGCCGTCACGTCCGGCACGCCCCCCACCTGCCGGTACGCGCGGACCGTGAGCGCCAGGCTCGCCCCGAAATGCTGCGCGTGACGCGGCCAGGGATCGTGCGCGACCGGGTCGAAGTGCGCCTCGACCCGGCTGGCCGCCAGCCGGTACGCCAGGTCGTACAGGTGCGTGCGGCGCGCGGCCTCTGTCAGCGCGGCCCGCTCGTGCGCGCGCAGCAGGATGCGCCCTGCGGCGGCGTCCGCGCCGTCCCGCAGCGGGACGAGCATCTGCGCGAGCCAGTCCGGCGCGGCGCAGGTGTCCGCGTCGGTGCTGACGATCACGCCGTCCGGCCCGGCCCACCCGGCCGCGAGATCCAGCGCCCGGCGCCGCGCGCCGACCACGCCCGCCTCCGCGCCGGTCAGCGCGCAGTCCACGACACGCACCTTCAGGCGGTCCCGGAACGCGCGGGCCACGTCCGCCGTGCCGTCGGTGCAGTTGTTCGCGAGGACGAGCACCCCGAACGCCGGGGCGCCCACCTGAGCGGCCAGCGCGGCAAGGGTGCCGGGCAGCCACGCGGCCTCGTCACGCGCCGGGATCGCCACGACGACCGGCACGGGTTCGCAGGGGGCAGCAGGAGGACGGGTCACGGTGTCCCAGACTACAGCTCCGGCAGGGCACGCGCCGGACATGAAGCAACGAAAAACGGCACAGATTACGGCTGCGCCGAAGTCCGTGCATTACTGACGCATACGGATTCCGTCCGTCCCCGACCTCCCCGGCAGCAGCACACACGTCCCTCCCCGCCGGGAGACACCCTGCACTCCACGCGCTCACGGATTCCGCGACCCGTCCGGAATCCAGCGAACTCCGTTCCGGGAACAGCACAGCACGTTCCCCCGCACGCCCATCACCGACCCACGTTCACTTCAGGAGACCCCGTGACCCTGCCCAGCCCCCATCGCCAGCCTGCCCTCGTGGTGCTCGCGCACCTGCGCTGGAACTTCGTGTTCCAGCGCCCCCAGCACCTCATGATCCGGGCGGCCCGCGACCGGGCCGTGTACTACGTCGAGGAGCCCGTCTTCGGGCCCGGACCCGACCGCCTGCAGATCGAAGCGGGAACGGACGGCGTCCTCGTCTGCACCCCGCACATCGAGGTCGGGCACTCCCCCACCGAGTCCCAGGCCCGCACGGCCCGCGTGCTGCGTGACGCGCTGG
The window above is part of the Deinococcus aquiradiocola genome. Proteins encoded here:
- a CDS encoding acyl-CoA dehydrogenase family protein — protein: MPVPLFRSFFQGGFECSAHRRPSGRRVDVIDATRHDHFAREDYARLAATGLRTARDGLRWPLIERVPGEYEFTSVAAQLAGSREAGVQVIWDLLHYGTPDHVDVFAADFPARFAAFAAAAAAYLAAGTDGELWLCPINEVSFFAWGGGEVGYLNPFVHGQGPRLKRALVRAVIAGMDAVRAAHPGARFLHAEPLIRVSAHPDRPWEDLHAAGVQESQFETLDLLSGRLNPELGGGPAYLDVIGLNYYPDNQWRHHPDHGQRSVLPPTHPEYRPLRTLLAEVHARYGRPLLISETGAEDDARAPWFARVAREALAARAAGVPVQGVCLYPVVNHPGWDDDRHCHNGLWDYPDAQGGRSVHPPLLEALRAAQAEERGEGVPAPAHSGQGLAEALRRFARAEPTLQAEAAVRDLDARVPAASLAALHAEGLLSATLSTEDGGLGVAGVDLLQLLRRVGRASLPVARLYEGHVNALLLIRRYGTPAQSRQAAQDALAGHLFGVWNTEDQDALHLHGGEDSWTLRGGKTFTSGGAAVTRALVTAERPDGEGRQMLLLEHLDDARFDASFWQPLGMRATASARLNLNGLPVSGAALIGSPGDYYAQPEFGGGALRFLGAQLGGADALMDASRDALRHLGRTGDPVQALRFADAAGRAEGAWQIVLEGARRLERGETGEAFLAYVALARAQTEDACLQVAEATERAVGARGLLEPHPAARLLRDLRMYLRQPAPDAARLAAGHWLLGTPGPGPEDVSPWRPA
- a CDS encoding class I SAM-dependent DNA methyltransferase, with the protein product MTLPDRYFDDVYAANDDPWNFQGSPYEAAKYARTLAALPQERYGRALEVGCSIGVLTGLLARRVDALTAVDVSEAALQRARARNHGAQNVTFERRRLPQDVPAGPFDLVMLSEVLYYLSPTDLEAALDVIVARTAPGGTVLLVHWTPHVHDYPQTGDAVHEAALARAGRGELTHLHGERHGDDREGYRLDVFERPA
- a CDS encoding family 1 glycosylhydrolase yields the protein MAPRSFLAAMEAVNIGVNGSRTYAGDEFGGASGTRGDGLPTGTPGNFMFATGIECSYPMTRHGRRDQLRECGHYSHWEQDFDLVQGLGLKYLRYGLPYHEISTGPGTYDWEKADELMAGLRRRGITPILDLLHFGLPDWLGDFQNPELPVHFAAFAGEAARRYGWVRHFTPVNEIYVTARSSGRDGLWNERLKSERGFVTALKHAAAASILACHAIVRERPDAVIIQSESAEYLHDACAEPRADLALHNKMSCLSLDLLYAHVPDVDTYRHARTHGLSENEYQWFMAGEPPGHQIIGSDYYGRNERIVLPDRSELQAEDVLGWHTLASRLHRRYRRPVMHTETNTFDADRNPAWLWKQWMNVLQLRREGVPVVGFTWYSLTDQIDWDTGLAELNSRVNPVGLYDLQRQPRPVEAAYRDLLQNYGQITVVPHGEMFELTAQPATLRVQV
- a CDS encoding PIG-L deacetylase family protein; amino-acid sequence: MAARVNGTPPRQAGLLDPAALTGPVWVVAPHPDDEALGCGALIAALTDAGQEVWALLLSDGGFSHPASAAYPRERLVRTRLAEWRAGLAVLGVPAERTAALGFPDGALAGHAQEIQEAARAAFRAAPPATVLLPWGRDPHPDHRAAWATLHAALPGPCRVLLYTVWLQERGQEGDWPAPGEARTLTFPPSGWADRKAAAIAAHATQLGTITDDPGGFTLAPDMIARAVREPETYFEVNP
- a CDS encoding glycosyltransferase, producing MTRPPAAPCEPVPVVVAIPARDEAAWLPGTLAALAAQVGAPAFGVLVLANNCTDGTADVARAFRDRLKVRVVDCALTGAEAGVVGARRRALDLAAGWAGPDGVIVSTDADTCAAPDWLAQMLVPLRDGADAAAGRILLRAHERAALTEAARRTHLYDLAYRLAASRVEAHFDPVAHDPWPRHAQHFGASLALTVRAYRQVGGVPDVTALEDVALVRALQRADLTLRHTPHARVYTSARRCGRVGVGLSTQLGEWASGRVWTVPGGQEVAALARAQAALRRAYAAGPGHAACAARSLAALWLTSIPALRAALRSPTLGEALERAHAARLAAGWWGVTFRPVPVERALAELRGALEHV